One Staphylococcus ratti DNA segment encodes these proteins:
- the priA gene encoding primosomal protein N', with product MGMTIAQVIVDVDSKSVDRTFDYRIPEYLSTVVQPGVRVIVPFGPRKIQGFVMACISEEEAEYDLAQLKSIIEVKDIQPELTEELVHLSEWFSRYFVSKRISILEAMLPSAIKAKYTKVFQIQPEIELPQAIAKYFDAQGQYHYQKAQKDHMVHELRPYLLDGSIKEMTLLNQNTTRKTQKAVRLVDVENGDTLLSDLEKKPKQYELVAFLLDEHHRDVFLQELLEMSFSNSSITTLTQKGILEKYDAIVERDPYAGRVFEAEAARKLTAEQQKAFEQLNQALHDEKAQTFLLHGVTGSGKTEVYLQIIEQVLKQNKSAMMLVPEIALTPQMVNRFKRRFGDEVAVLHSALSKGERYDEWQKIRDGRAQVSVGARSSIFAPFKKLGIIIIDEEHEATYKQEDYPRYHVRDIATWRANFHGCPLVLGSATPSLESYARAEKGVYQLLSMPSRVNQQPLPDIEICDMREELAHGNRSMFSEKLKTAIETRLEREEQVVLFLNRRGYASFMLCRDCGHVPQCPNCDISLTYHKSTAQLKCHYCGYQTPAPFQCPSCESEHIRQMGTGTQKVEELLEKAFPEARIIRMDVDTTTQKGSHEKLLQQFGDGKGDILLGTQMIAKGLDFPNITLVGVLNADTLLNLPDFRSSERTFQLLTQVAGRAGRHEKTGEVIIQTYNPDHYAIQDVKNGDYLNFYQKEMRYRQLGQYPPYYYLINFTITHENMKKVLQAATHVHQILIQHLSDKAFILGPSPAALPRINNEYRFQVLVKYKSEPSLIHALTYLDDYYHEQYVNDKLALKIDINPHMMM from the coding sequence ATGGGAATGACGATTGCCCAAGTGATTGTTGATGTAGATTCTAAAAGTGTTGACAGAACATTCGACTATCGCATTCCTGAATATTTAAGTACGGTTGTTCAACCTGGCGTAAGGGTCATTGTGCCATTTGGTCCTCGAAAAATACAAGGTTTTGTTATGGCTTGTATTTCTGAAGAGGAAGCAGAATATGACTTAGCTCAATTGAAATCCATTATAGAAGTTAAAGATATACAACCAGAACTTACAGAAGAGTTAGTACATTTGAGTGAGTGGTTTAGCCGATATTTTGTATCGAAGCGCATTTCCATATTAGAAGCGATGCTCCCAAGTGCGATAAAGGCGAAATATACAAAAGTATTTCAAATTCAACCAGAAATCGAGTTGCCTCAAGCAATTGCCAAATATTTTGATGCACAAGGCCAATATCATTATCAAAAAGCACAAAAAGATCATATGGTGCATGAACTACGGCCTTATTTGTTAGATGGTTCAATCAAGGAAATGACATTATTGAACCAAAATACTACGCGCAAAACACAAAAAGCCGTACGTTTAGTTGATGTTGAAAATGGTGACACACTTCTGTCTGATTTAGAAAAAAAACCTAAACAATACGAACTTGTTGCTTTTTTACTTGATGAACACCATCGAGATGTCTTTTTACAAGAATTGTTAGAAATGTCTTTTTCTAACTCCTCTATAACGACGTTGACTCAAAAAGGTATTCTTGAAAAATATGATGCGATTGTAGAACGTGACCCTTATGCAGGACGTGTGTTTGAAGCAGAAGCTGCACGCAAGTTAACGGCTGAGCAACAAAAAGCGTTCGAACAATTAAATCAAGCACTTCATGATGAAAAAGCGCAAACGTTTTTGCTACATGGTGTGACGGGTTCTGGTAAAACTGAAGTTTACCTTCAAATCATTGAACAAGTATTGAAACAAAATAAGAGTGCGATGATGTTAGTACCAGAAATTGCTTTAACACCCCAAATGGTTAATCGCTTTAAACGTCGATTTGGTGATGAAGTAGCGGTACTTCACTCAGCCTTATCTAAAGGGGAGCGCTATGACGAATGGCAAAAAATAAGAGATGGCCGCGCACAAGTAAGCGTCGGTGCACGTTCTAGTATTTTTGCGCCCTTTAAAAAGTTAGGTATTATCATTATCGATGAAGAACATGAAGCGACGTACAAACAAGAAGATTATCCGAGGTACCATGTACGTGATATTGCTACATGGCGTGCAAATTTTCATGGTTGTCCATTAGTACTGGGGAGTGCGACACCAAGTTTAGAAAGTTATGCGCGTGCGGAAAAAGGCGTTTATCAGTTGTTATCTATGCCTTCAAGAGTGAATCAACAACCATTGCCTGATATAGAGATATGCGATATGCGCGAGGAACTTGCACATGGGAACCGTTCCATGTTTTCGGAAAAATTAAAGACGGCCATTGAAACTCGATTAGAACGTGAAGAACAAGTCGTCTTATTTTTAAATCGACGCGGCTATGCTTCATTTATGCTATGTAGAGATTGTGGGCATGTGCCTCAATGTCCCAATTGCGACATTTCATTAACCTATCATAAATCAACAGCCCAGTTGAAATGTCATTACTGTGGTTACCAAACGCCAGCACCTTTTCAATGTCCAAGTTGTGAAAGTGAACACATCCGTCAAATGGGAACAGGCACACAGAAAGTAGAAGAGTTGTTGGAAAAAGCATTTCCAGAAGCACGTATCATTCGAATGGATGTGGATACGACAACACAAAAGGGAAGTCATGAAAAATTGCTACAACAATTTGGTGACGGTAAAGGCGATATATTACTCGGCACACAAATGATTGCGAAAGGTTTAGATTTCCCGAATATTACGCTAGTCGGTGTTTTAAATGCGGATACACTGCTCAATTTACCAGACTTTCGTTCGAGTGAACGTACGTTCCAATTGTTAACGCAAGTTGCCGGTCGCGCAGGCCGACATGAAAAAACGGGTGAAGTTATTATTCAGACGTATAACCCTGATCATTATGCGATACAAGATGTTAAAAATGGAGATTATTTGAATTTTTATCAAAAAGAAATGCGCTACAGACAATTAGGGCAATACCCACCGTACTATTATTTAATTAATTTTACGATTACACATGAAAATATGAAAAAAGTATTGCAAGCCGCTACACATGTGCATCAGATTTTAATCCAACATTTGTCTGATAAAGCATTTATATTAGGGCCATCACCTGCAGCACTTCCAAGGATTAACAACGAATATCGTTTTCAAGTTCTTGTGAAATATAAAAGTGAGCCATCATTGATACATGCATTAACGTATTTAGATGATTATTATCATGAACAATACGTTAATGATAAACTGGCTTTAAAAATAGATATTAATCCACACATGATGATGTAG
- the coaBC gene encoding bifunctional phosphopantothenoylcysteine decarboxylase/phosphopantothenate--cysteine ligase CoaBC, protein MKNILLAVTGGIAAYKAIDLTSKLTQAGYQVRVMMTKHAQQFVTPLSFQAISRHPVYTDTFVEENPAEIQHIALGDWADAIIVAPATANTISKLAHGFADDMVTSTLLASTKPKFIAPAMNVHMYENPRTQQNMRILEEDGYHFIEPGEGFLACGYVAKGRMAEPMDIVLAVEQRIQTNDKQNVRHESSYFKGQRVLITAGPTVEVIDPVRYVSNRASGKMGYALAEALVDIGAEVTLISGPTSLASPEGVHFVSVQSAEEMFEAVKSYYQNMDIVFKTAAVSDYTPISPLAHKMKKQDGNVTVEFKRTVDILKYLGEQKTHQKLVGFAAETQNVAMYAQDKLQRKNADVIIANNVGDTSIGFSSEENEVTMYFKNGKAVSIPKSAKIEVARQILSALVGEWE, encoded by the coding sequence ATGAAAAATATATTACTCGCAGTGACAGGCGGTATTGCAGCTTATAAAGCGATCGATTTAACAAGTAAGTTGACACAAGCAGGGTATCAAGTGCGTGTGATGATGACAAAACATGCACAACAATTTGTAACGCCATTATCATTTCAAGCGATTAGTCGTCATCCTGTTTATACAGATACCTTTGTTGAAGAAAATCCCGCAGAGATACAACATATCGCCTTGGGTGATTGGGCGGATGCGATTATTGTAGCACCGGCTACAGCTAACACTATATCAAAACTTGCACATGGCTTTGCCGATGACATGGTGACTTCGACATTACTGGCATCTACAAAACCTAAGTTCATCGCACCTGCAATGAATGTTCATATGTATGAAAATCCTAGAACGCAACAAAATATGCGCATTTTAGAAGAAGACGGATATCATTTTATTGAACCAGGAGAAGGCTTTTTAGCTTGTGGCTATGTAGCAAAAGGTCGCATGGCAGAACCAATGGACATTGTATTAGCTGTTGAACAACGCATCCAAACGAATGATAAGCAAAATGTTCGACACGAATCATCATATTTCAAAGGACAGCGTGTTTTAATAACAGCGGGTCCAACAGTTGAAGTTATTGATCCGGTTCGCTACGTTTCTAATCGAGCATCTGGGAAGATGGGGTATGCGCTTGCAGAGGCGCTTGTAGATATAGGAGCTGAAGTGACTTTAATTTCTGGACCGACCTCACTTGCATCGCCTGAAGGGGTCCATTTTGTTTCGGTGCAAAGTGCTGAAGAGATGTTTGAAGCTGTAAAAAGCTATTATCAAAATATGGACATTGTGTTTAAAACAGCGGCTGTGTCAGATTATACGCCGATTTCACCACTAGCACATAAAATGAAAAAACAAGATGGTAATGTAACGGTGGAATTTAAAAGAACCGTAGACATTTTGAAATATTTAGGTGAACAAAAAACACATCAAAAACTTGTAGGATTTGCTGCGGAAACACAAAATGTAGCAATGTATGCTCAAGATAAACTTCAACGAAAAAATGCAGATGTGATAATCGCAAACAATGTAGGTGACACTTCGATTGGCTTTAGTTCAGAAGAAAACGAAGTGACGATGTATTTTAAAAATGGCAAAGCGGTTTCAATACCTAAAAGTGCAAAAATTGAAGTGGCGCGTCAAATCTTAAGCGCTTTAGTAGGTGAATGGGAATGA
- the rpoZ gene encoding DNA-directed RNA polymerase subunit omega, producing the protein MLYPPIHQLQDKISSKYLIATTAAKRAREIQADPEHLLLNDYTSKKTVGRALEEIAANRVHPYVDPKNF; encoded by the coding sequence ATGTTATACCCACCTATTCATCAATTGCAAGATAAAATTAGTTCTAAATATTTAATTGCGACTACTGCCGCAAAACGTGCACGTGAAATTCAAGCGGATCCAGAGCATTTATTATTGAATGATTATACGAGCAAAAAAACAGTAGGACGTGCTTTAGAAGAAATCGCTGCAAACAGAGTACATCCTTACGTAGATCCAAAAAATTTCTAA
- the gmk gene encoding guanylate kinase, with product MDTEKGLLIVLSGPSGVGKGTVRKRIFDDPTTSYKYSISMTTRGMREGEEDGVDYFFKTRDEFEKLIEDDAFIEYAEYVGNYYGTPVQYVKDTMNAGHDVFLEIEVEGAKQVRKKFPDALFIFLAPPSLDHLRERLVGRGTESEEKIQSRVNEARKEVEMMNLYDYVVVNDEVDLAKDRVQAIVEAEHLKRERIEAKYRKMLLEAKK from the coding sequence ATGGATACTGAAAAAGGCTTACTTATAGTACTCTCAGGCCCTTCTGGTGTAGGAAAGGGCACGGTTCGAAAGCGAATTTTTGATGATCCAACGACATCTTATAAATATTCAATTTCAATGACAACGCGAGGCATGCGTGAAGGCGAAGAAGATGGCGTGGATTATTTTTTCAAAACAAGGGATGAGTTTGAAAAATTAATTGAAGATGATGCGTTTATTGAGTATGCTGAGTATGTTGGCAACTACTATGGGACACCTGTCCAATATGTAAAAGATACAATGAATGCGGGACATGATGTCTTTTTAGAAATCGAAGTTGAAGGGGCAAAACAAGTTCGTAAAAAGTTTCCAGATGCATTGTTCATCTTTTTAGCACCACCAAGTCTTGATCATTTAAGAGAACGCTTAGTTGGACGCGGTACGGAATCAGAAGAAAAGATTCAAAGTCGTGTCAATGAAGCACGAAAAGAAGTAGAAATGATGAATCTTTATGATTATGTTGTCGTTAATGATGAAGTTGACCTTGCGAAAGATCGAGTTCAAGCTATCGTAGAAGCTGAACATTTAAAACGTGAACGTATAGAAGCAAAATATCGAAAAATGTTATTGGAGGCCAAAAAGTAA
- a CDS encoding Rqc2 family fibronectin-binding protein, translating to MAFDGLFTRKMVESLQPLVSGRIHKINQPENDTIIIVVRQNRKNHQLLLSIHPNFARLHLTEKKYDNPFEPPMFARVFRKHLEGGFIQAIRQVDNDRRVEIDVMSKDEIGDTIHRTVILEIMGKHSNLILVNENRKIIEGFKHLTPNTNQYRTVMPGFEYEAPPTQNKYNPFEYRGEAILRFIDFNAGRIDRQLLQTFEGFSPLITKEITARRQFMTAQTLPEAFDEVLAEIDQTPHPIFHKNHETGKEDFYFMDLEQFYDDKVEFDSLHQLLDRFYEARGERERVKQRANDLVKLVHQLLQKNQNKLSKLIDEQEGTENKEQQQLFGELITANIYQLKTGDKSLTTVNYYTGENVTIPLDPTRSPSDNAQYYYKQYNRLKTRARELKHQIQLTKSNIAYFENIEQQLAHITVNEIDDIREELAEQGFIKQRKQHKKKKNQPIQLQTFISSDGDTIYVGKNNKQNDYLTNKLAKKSQLWFHTKDIPGSHVVIMSDAPSMQTIEEAAMIAAYFSKAGQSGQIPVDYTEIKHVHKPSGAKPGFVTYDNQKTLYATPDYDKIKSLEQKAKQP from the coding sequence ATGGCATTCGACGGACTTTTCACACGTAAAATGGTTGAATCGCTTCAACCTCTCGTATCAGGACGTATTCACAAAATTAATCAACCGGAAAACGACACGATTATTATCGTAGTGCGTCAAAATCGTAAAAATCATCAATTATTACTGTCTATTCACCCTAATTTTGCTCGATTACATTTGACCGAAAAAAAATACGATAATCCATTTGAACCACCAATGTTTGCCCGTGTATTCCGGAAACATTTAGAAGGTGGTTTTATCCAAGCTATACGTCAAGTAGACAATGATCGTCGTGTTGAAATTGATGTGATGAGCAAAGACGAAATTGGTGACACGATTCATCGCACCGTGATTTTAGAAATTATGGGCAAACATAGTAATTTAATTTTAGTTAATGAAAATCGAAAAATTATTGAAGGCTTTAAACATTTAACGCCAAACACGAATCAGTATCGTACAGTGATGCCAGGCTTTGAATACGAAGCGCCTCCAACACAAAATAAGTACAATCCATTTGAATATCGTGGTGAAGCAATTTTACGCTTTATAGATTTTAACGCAGGCCGCATCGATCGCCAATTATTACAAACATTTGAAGGCTTCTCCCCATTAATTACAAAAGAAATTACAGCACGTCGTCAATTTATGACAGCTCAAACGCTCCCTGAAGCGTTTGATGAAGTGCTAGCTGAAATCGATCAAACGCCACACCCAATTTTCCATAAAAATCACGAGACTGGTAAAGAAGATTTTTATTTTATGGATTTAGAACAGTTTTATGATGACAAAGTGGAATTCGATTCTTTACACCAATTGTTAGACCGCTTTTATGAAGCACGTGGTGAACGAGAACGTGTTAAACAACGCGCCAATGATTTAGTAAAATTGGTTCATCAGTTGCTTCAAAAAAACCAAAATAAGCTAAGCAAGTTGATCGATGAACAAGAAGGAACTGAAAATAAGGAACAACAGCAATTATTTGGCGAGTTAATTACTGCGAACATTTATCAACTTAAAACAGGCGATAAAAGCTTAACAACCGTTAACTACTATACTGGAGAGAATGTAACCATTCCATTAGACCCGACACGCTCACCTTCAGACAACGCACAATATTATTACAAACAATACAATCGTTTAAAAACACGTGCACGTGAGCTAAAACATCAAATTCAACTTACGAAGTCCAATATTGCTTATTTTGAAAATATAGAGCAACAGCTAGCGCATATTACAGTTAATGAAATTGATGATATTCGAGAAGAATTGGCGGAGCAAGGCTTTATAAAACAACGCAAACAGCACAAGAAAAAGAAGAATCAACCTATTCAACTTCAAACGTTTATTTCGTCTGATGGGGATACCATTTATGTCGGTAAAAATAATAAACAAAACGATTATTTAACGAACAAACTCGCTAAAAAATCACAATTATGGTTTCATACGAAAGACATACCTGGTAGCCATGTTGTAATTATGTCTGATGCACCAAGTATGCAAACGATAGAAGAAGCGGCAATGATAGCCGCATACTTTTCAAAAGCAGGACAATCTGGCCAAATCCCAGTAGACTATACAGAAATCAAACATGTGCATAAACCAAGCGGCGCAAAGCCTGGATTTGTCACATATGATAATCAGAAAACACTGTATGCAACACCTGATTACGATAAAATCAAATCTTTAGAACAAAAAGCGAAACAACCTTAA
- a CDS encoding VOC family protein produces the protein MKIPKITTFLMFNGEAEEAVQLYTTLFEDSEIITMVKYDETVPEQAGKVQHTIFKLNGQVFMAIDNMNGTSIEMNPAMSLFVTVKDQYEMDVLYNGLKEDGAILMPKTEMPPQYREFAWVQDKYGVNFQLALPESSK, from the coding sequence ATGAAAATACCTAAAATCACAACGTTTTTAATGTTTAATGGAGAGGCAGAAGAAGCGGTACAATTATATACGACGCTTTTTGAAGATAGTGAAATTATTACGATGGTCAAATACGATGAAACGGTGCCGGAACAAGCGGGAAAAGTACAACATACGATTTTCAAGCTTAACGGTCAAGTATTCATGGCTATTGATAATATGAATGGCACATCAATTGAGATGAATCCAGCAATGTCACTGTTTGTCACGGTGAAAGATCAGTATGAAATGGATGTACTTTACAATGGTTTGAAAGAAGATGGTGCGATTTTAATGCCAAAAACTGAAATGCCACCCCAATATCGTGAGTTTGCATGGGTACAAGATAAGTATGGCGTGAACTTTCAACTCGCATTACCAGAATCTTCGAAATAA
- the pyrE gene encoding orotate phosphoribosyltransferase, producing the protein MTKAIAQALLDIEAVSLSPNDMFTWSSGIQSPIYCDNRVTLGYPKVREAIRDGLIQCINEHFGDVEIISGTATAGIPHAAYISDKMNLPMNYVRSKSKSHGKQNQIEGANSNGKKVVVVEDLISTGGSSINAVEALREAGAEVLGVVAIFTYGLSKADDMFGKAKVPFHTLSHFDELISVAAEQGKIAQDDIDTLVQWRNAL; encoded by the coding sequence ATGACAAAAGCAATTGCACAAGCATTACTTGATATTGAAGCAGTTTCGTTGTCACCAAATGATATGTTTACTTGGAGCTCTGGTATTCAATCTCCGATTTATTGTGACAATCGCGTCACTTTAGGTTATCCAAAAGTACGTGAAGCGATTCGAGATGGTTTAATTCAATGTATCAATGAACATTTTGGAGATGTTGAAATTATCTCTGGAACAGCAACGGCAGGCATTCCGCATGCGGCTTACATTTCAGATAAAATGAATTTACCAATGAATTATGTGCGTTCAAAAAGTAAAAGTCATGGTAAACAAAATCAAATTGAAGGCGCTAATAGTAATGGCAAAAAAGTGGTCGTCGTTGAAGATTTAATTTCTACGGGTGGCTCTTCTATTAATGCTGTTGAGGCTTTACGTGAAGCTGGCGCAGAAGTTTTAGGTGTAGTTGCTATTTTTACATATGGCCTATCAAAAGCAGATGACATGTTTGGTAAAGCAAAAGTGCCTTTTCATACATTAAGTCATTTTGATGAGTTGATTTCAGTAGCTGCTGAACAAGGGAAAATCGCACAAGACGATATTGATACACTCGTACAATGGCGAAACGCATTATAA
- the pyrF gene encoding orotidine-5'-phosphate decarboxylase codes for MKNTPIIALDFASQEEVMQFLALFDEPLFVKVGMELFYQTGPSLIQEIKALGHDIFLDLKLHDIPNTVGKAMEGLAQLDVDLVNVHAAGGTEMMQRAVEGLKKYNSNIKIIAVTQLTSTTEAMLHKEQNIQTSIEDAVLHYAQLAQNSGLDGVVCSPLETALITEHCGKDFLKVTPGIRPKQNENNDQKRVTTPEQAKQLGSTHIVVGRPITQSSNPVESYHQIKESWLR; via the coding sequence ATGAAAAATACACCCATCATCGCTTTAGATTTTGCCTCGCAAGAAGAGGTCATGCAATTTTTAGCGTTATTCGATGAACCGCTTTTTGTAAAAGTAGGTATGGAACTCTTTTATCAAACAGGGCCCTCTTTAATACAAGAAATTAAAGCTTTAGGACATGATATTTTCCTAGATTTAAAGCTCCACGATATACCGAATACAGTGGGTAAAGCAATGGAAGGGTTGGCTCAATTAGATGTTGACCTTGTCAATGTACACGCAGCAGGTGGAACTGAAATGATGCAACGTGCTGTAGAAGGATTAAAAAAATATAACTCAAATATTAAAATCATTGCTGTAACACAATTAACATCCACAACTGAAGCGATGTTACATAAAGAACAAAACATCCAAACTTCTATTGAGGACGCAGTGTTGCATTATGCACAACTTGCTCAAAATTCAGGATTAGATGGTGTGGTTTGTTCACCGCTAGAAACCGCGTTAATTACAGAACACTGTGGAAAAGATTTTCTAAAAGTGACACCTGGCATTCGTCCAAAACAAAATGAGAATAATGATCAGAAGCGCGTAACGACACCAGAACAAGCTAAACAACTTGGCTCAACGCATATTGTTGTAGGGCGTCCAATTACGCAAAGTTCAAACCCAGTTGAAAGTTATCATCAAATTAAAGAAAGTTGGTTACGCTAA
- a CDS encoding dihydroorotate dehydrogenase yields the protein MSRLNIELPGLSLKNPVMPASGCFAFGAEYSQFYNLSELGAIMIKAATKEARYGNETPRVAETDSGMINAIGLQNPGVHHILEHELKALEQYDVPIIANVAGSTEEDYVYVAEHISKAPNVKALELNISCPNVKEGGMQFGVDPTVAAELTKRVKRVSKVPVYVKLSPNVTNIVEMAKAIGAHADGLTMINTLVGLRIDAKSGRPIISNIIGGLSGPAIKPVALRMVYEVRKALPEIPIIAMGGVQNAQDVIDYVSVGADAVAVGTANFQNPCVCKEIIDTLPKLLDELGVQHIHDLKGRTQKGL from the coding sequence ATGAGTCGATTAAATATTGAACTTCCTGGATTGTCTCTCAAAAATCCTGTTATGCCAGCAAGCGGATGCTTTGCTTTTGGAGCTGAATATAGTCAGTTTTACAATCTCTCAGAGCTAGGAGCGATTATGATTAAAGCAGCGACAAAAGAAGCTAGATACGGTAATGAAACACCGCGTGTGGCTGAAACAGATAGTGGCATGATCAATGCCATTGGGCTTCAAAATCCAGGCGTCCATCATATATTAGAGCATGAGCTCAAAGCACTTGAACAATACGACGTCCCGATTATTGCAAATGTTGCTGGTTCTACAGAGGAAGATTACGTTTATGTTGCTGAACATATTTCAAAAGCGCCTAACGTCAAAGCATTGGAATTGAATATTTCTTGTCCGAATGTCAAAGAAGGCGGTATGCAATTTGGTGTGGACCCAACAGTCGCAGCAGAACTCACCAAAAGAGTTAAACGTGTTTCCAAAGTTCCTGTATACGTCAAATTGTCACCGAATGTCACGAATATCGTTGAAATGGCAAAAGCGATTGGGGCACATGCGGATGGATTGACGATGATCAACACACTTGTAGGTTTACGCATAGATGCTAAATCAGGGCGTCCAATTATTAGTAATATCATTGGAGGATTAAGTGGTCCTGCTATTAAACCAGTGGCATTACGTATGGTATACGAAGTGCGTAAAGCATTACCAGAGATACCAATTATTGCGATGGGTGGCGTTCAAAATGCGCAAGATGTCATTGATTACGTATCAGTGGGCGCAGATGCAGTTGCGGTTGGTACAGCTAACTTCCAAAACCCGTGTGTATGTAAAGAAATTATTGATACATTGCCGAAGTTATTAGATGAACTCGGTGTTCAGCATATTCATGATTTAAAAGGTCGAACACAGAAAGGACTGTAA
- a CDS encoding dihydroorotate dehydrogenase electron transfer subunit: protein MEKLTVLSNQSIADRIYELKVSGPSVSKLKQPGQFVHIKAGEGSMHMLRRPISICEIDTQNDSFTMLFRAEGEGTRKIAALRTGDQIDIIAPLGKGFPVEKAKKKALLVGGGIGVPPLYELSKQLNARGIETVHVLGFRSKKDVFYQAQFEALGDTYIVTEDGSAGEKGFVTHVIDQLPVDYDIYYTCGPKPMLKALTKLETLKDVPGYISLEERMGCGVGACYACVCHVPESETAYVKVCTDGPVFEKGAVIL, encoded by the coding sequence GTGGAAAAATTAACAGTGCTTTCTAATCAATCGATTGCAGATCGAATTTATGAGTTGAAAGTAAGTGGACCGAGTGTATCAAAGTTAAAACAACCTGGACAATTTGTGCATATTAAAGCGGGCGAGGGCTCGATGCATATGCTAAGACGACCGATTTCGATTTGCGAAATTGATACACAAAACGATAGTTTTACGATGTTATTTAGAGCAGAAGGAGAAGGAACACGTAAAATTGCAGCGTTAAGAACAGGCGATCAAATCGATATTATTGCGCCTTTAGGAAAAGGCTTTCCAGTAGAAAAAGCGAAAAAGAAAGCTTTACTTGTTGGAGGAGGTATCGGAGTTCCACCGCTTTATGAACTTTCAAAACAACTTAACGCACGTGGCATTGAAACGGTACATGTGTTAGGTTTTCGTTCCAAAAAAGATGTGTTTTATCAAGCACAATTTGAAGCATTAGGGGATACGTATATCGTAACAGAAGATGGCTCAGCAGGTGAAAAGGGCTTCGTGACACATGTCATTGACCAATTGCCGGTAGATTATGATATTTACTATACTTGTGGACCAAAACCAATGCTTAAGGCGTTGACTAAACTTGAGACACTCAAAGATGTTCCGGGTTACATTTCATTAGAAGAACGTATGGGATGTGGCGTAGGAGCGTGTTATGCGTGCGTCTGTCACGTACCTGAAAGTGAAACAGCTTACGTTAAAGTATGTACGGATGGACCCGTATTTGAAAAAGGAGCGGTCATTTTATGA